The Chitinophagales bacterium genome has a segment encoding these proteins:
- a CDS encoding MBL fold metallo-hydrolase → MRIGKTIYHFDQVEYAKLSVYRLNKNVQTVYSFIVDDILIDTAQRHNRKNIYSWIKDKKINKIILTHHHEDHSGNVAFLMKKLGIDAFAHEKAVSILAKGYTISPLGILINGKVEKAKLKPIFPNHIIETTNYQLQAIYTPGHCDDHFCFYEANKGWLFSGDLYVADTIKYFASYENIYQQMDSLRKLCALDFEVLFCSHNPKTRNGKARLQNKLHIFEDFIGKVKQLYSEGKNTDQILKTLGRTENIFYKYITFGNFTATNLVKSVLEDA, encoded by the coding sequence ATGCGTATAGGAAAGACCATTTATCATTTTGACCAAGTTGAATATGCTAAGCTTAGTGTTTACAGATTGAATAAGAATGTACAAACTGTATATAGTTTTATTGTTGATGATATTTTGATTGATACAGCACAACGACATAATAGAAAAAATATTTATAGTTGGATAAAAGATAAAAAAATAAATAAAATAATATTAACACATCACCATGAAGACCATAGTGGCAATGTGGCTTTTTTGATGAAAAAACTTGGTATTGATGCTTTTGCTCATGAAAAAGCAGTGTCTATTTTAGCCAAAGGATATACGATTTCGCCACTTGGAATTTTAATTAATGGAAAAGTAGAAAAGGCAAAGTTAAAACCAATATTTCCTAATCATATAATTGAAACTACAAATTATCAATTACAAGCTATTTATACGCCTGGACATTGTGATGACCATTTTTGTTTTTATGAAGCGAATAAAGGTTGGTTGTTTAGTGGTGATTTGTATGTAGCAGATACGATTAAATATTTTGCTAGTTACGAAAATATTTACCAACAAATGGACTCGTTGAGAAAATTGTGTGCTTTAGATTTTGAAGTATTGTTTTGCTCACACAATCCGAAAACGAGAAATGGTAAAGCTCGACTACAAAACAAATTGCACATTTTTGAAGATTTTATAGGCAAGGTAAAACAATTATATAGCGAAGGAAAAAACACTGACCAAATTTTAAAAACACTAGGACGAACAGAAAATATATTTTATAAGTATATTACTTTTGGAAACTTTACTGCTACTAATTTAGTAAAAAGTGTATTGGAAGATGCGTGA
- a CDS encoding VOC family protein, giving the protein MKSQLLQMHNVGIVVESLDNAIAFFTALGLQLEGRTIVEGAWSGKVTGLESQQVEIAMMVTPDGHSRIELSKFIQPAVIADHRNAPVNALGYLRIMFNVENIDVLVARLTQNGAELVGEIVNYQNSYRLCYIRGVEGILIGLAEDIRSK; this is encoded by the coding sequence ATGAAAAGCCAATTATTGCAAATGCACAATGTAGGAATTGTAGTAGAATCGTTAGATAACGCTATTGCATTCTTTACAGCATTAGGATTACAACTCGAAGGAAGAACCATAGTAGAAGGAGCGTGGTCTGGAAAAGTTACAGGACTCGAATCACAACAAGTAGAAATTGCCATGATGGTTACACCAGATGGACATAGTAGAATTGAATTGTCTAAATTTATACAACCAGCGGTTATTGCCGACCATAGAAATGCACCAGTTAATGCATTAGGTTATTTACGCATTATGTTTAATGTTGAAAATATTGATGTATTGGTAGCACGATTAACCCAAAATGGTGCTGAGTTGGTTGGCGAGATAGTCAATTATCAAAATAGTTATCGACTATGTTACATAAGAGGTGTAGAAGGTATACTCATAGGACTTGCAGAAGACATTAGATCTAAATAA